The sequence ACCATGCCGACCGCGACCACGGTCACGACCGCGAAGGCGATCGAGAGCAGGAACGCGGTCTTCATCACCGACCACGGGTCGATCCGGGTCAGCCGGAGCCGCGCACGACGCGGGCCGCGCTTGGGGGCAGGGGCCGTCTGGGTCACCGGCGAGGCGGACTTCTCCCCGCGCTCGCCACCCACCTGGCTCGCCGCCTTCTTCGCCGCGTCCAGCGTGGACTTGGCCGCCGCCGCGAACGACTGCTTGGCCGGCTTGTCCTGCTGCTCCGAGCCCGAGTCGGCCTGCTTCGCCGCGTCGGAATTCTTGGCAGGCTCGGGCTTCTGCTGCTTGCCCGAGCTCGCTGACTTCTCGGTCGAGGTCTCCTCGGTCACCCGCGGGATGCCGGCGACCTTGGTCTTCTCCGCGTCGGTCTCCTCCGAGACCTCGCCACGGGAATCCGTGTGACGATCAGTCATCAGTCCTCACTCTCCCCGGGGTCAGCCGCGGGTTCGGTCGGCTCGATTGTGGCACCCGAACCCTGATCCGCCGATTCGACCGCTCCCTCGACGCCTGCCTCGGCGGGCTCGGCGCCCTCCTCGGCAGCGGCTTCCTCCGCCTCCTCCTCGGCGGCGGTGGTCTCCACCGAGCGGGCCACCAGCGCGACCGCGTCGCCCGACTTGGGCGTCACGAACTTCACGCCCTGCGTCGCACGGCCCGTGGGCCGGAAGTCCTCGTTGATCGGGCTGCGCACGACCTGGCCCGACTGGGTGATCGAGAGCACCTCGTCGCCGTCCTCGACGATGAAGGCACCCACCAGACCGCCCCGGTCGGCGTTGGTCAGCGTCATCGCCTTGATGCCGAGGCCACCGCGTCCCTGGAGGCGGTACTCGTTGATGCGGCTGCGCTTGGCGAAGCCGCCGTCGGTCATGGAGAAGACGTACTGCGCCTTGACGGTCTCGACGTCGACCTCACTCGCCTCGACGTCGGCGGACTCGTCGTCCTCGGCCGCCAGGCCGGCAGCCTCCTCGGCCGCGACCTGCGAGGCCCGGATCACCGACAGCGACAGCAGCGAGTCGTCCTCGCGGAACTTCATGCCCGTGACACCCGACGTCGCCCGCCCCATCGGCCGCAGCTGCTGGTCGTCGGCGCGGAAGCGGATCGCCTGCCCCTTGTGGGATACCAGCAGGATGTCGTCGTCGCCGGAGACCAGCTCGGCACCGATCAGCTCGTCGTCGTCCTCGCGGAAGTTGATCGCGATGACGCCGGCCTGCCGCGGCGAGTTGTAGTCACCCAGCCGGGTCTTCTTCACCAGCCCGTTGCGGGTGGCGAGCACCAAGTAGGGCTCCTGGTCGTAGTCGCGGATCGCCAGCACCTGCGCGATCTGCTCGTCGGGCTGGAAGGAGAGCAGGCCCGCCACGTGGCCGCCCTTGGCGTCACGGGTCGCCTCGGGCAGGTTGTAGGCCTTCGTGCGGTAGACGCGCCCCTGGTCGGTGAAGAACAGCAGCCAGTGGTGGTTGGACGTGGCGATGAAGTGCCGCACCACGTCGTCGCCGCGCAGTGCCGCGCCGCGCACGCCCTTGCCGCCGCGCTTCTGCGTGCGGTAGTGGCTGGCCAGCGTCCGCTTGGCGTAGCCGCCGCGGGTGATGGAGACGACCAGGTCCTCGTCGGGGATCAGGTCCTCCATGGAGAGGTCGCCGTCGGCGGCGATGATCTGCGTACGCCGCTCGTCGCCGTACTTCTCCAGGATCTCGTCGAGCTCCTCGGCGATGATCCGGCGCTGCCGCTCGGGGCGGGCCAGGATGTCCTCGAGGTCGGCGATGATCTCCTCCAGCTCGGCGAGCCGGTCCATGATCTTCTGCCGCTCCAGGGCCGCCAGGCGCCGCAGCTGCATCTCCAGGATCGCGTTGGCCTGGAGCTCGTCGATGTCGAGCAGCTGCATCAGGCCGGTGCGGGCCTCGTCGACGTCGGGCGAGCGCCGGATCAGGGCGATCACCTCGTCGAGCATGTCCAGCGCCTTGGCGAGGCCGCGGTAGATGTGGGCCTCGCGCTGGTACTTCGCCAGCCGGTAGCGCGTCCGGCGCTGGATGACGTCGATCTGGTGGTCGACCCAGTGGCTGATGAACTGGTCGATGGTCAGCGTGCGGGGCACGCCGTCGACCAGCGCGAGCATGTTGCAGCTGAAGTTGGTCTGCAGCTCGGTGTGCTTGAGCAGGTTGTTGAGCACCACCCGCGCGACCGCGTCGCGCTTGAGCACCACGACCAGCCGCTGGCCGGTGCGCGAGGAGGTGTCGTCGCGCACGTCGCTGATGCCCTGCACCTTGCCGGAGTCGGCCAGCTCGGCGATCTTCAGCGCCAGGTTGTCCGGGTTGACCATGTAGGGCAGCTCGGTGATGACCAGGCAGGTGCGGCCCTTGGCGTCCTCGTCGACCTCGATCACCGCGCGCTGGGTGATCGAGCCGCGGCCGGTGCGGTAGGCCTGCTCGATGCCCTCGCGGCCGACGATCAGCGCCGCGTTGGGGAAGTCGGGGCCCTTGATGCGCTCCATGAGCGCCTCGAGCAGCTCCTCGCGCGAGGCGTCGGGGTGCTCCAGCGCCCACTTCGCGCCGGCCGCCACCTCGCGCAGGTTGTGCGGCGGGATCGAGGTGGCCATGCCGACCGCGATGCCCGAGGAGCCGTTGACCAGCAGGTTCGGGAAGCGCGCCGGCAGGATCGACGGCTCCTCGGACCGGCCGTCGTAGTTGGGCACGAAGTCGACGGTGTCCTCGTCGATGTCGCGCACCATCTCCATCGCCAGCGGCGCCATGCGGCACTCGGTGTACCGCATGGCCGCGGCGGGGTCGTTGCCCGGCGAGCCGAAGTTGCCCTGGCCGTGGATCAGCGGCGCCCGCATCACCCAGGTCTGCGCCAAGCGGACCAGGGTGTCGTAGATCGCGGAGTCGCCGTGCGGGTGGTACTGACCCATCACGTCACCGACGACGCGGCTGCACTTGGAGTAGCCGCGGTCGGGACGGTAGCCACCGTCGTACATCGCGTAGAGCACGCGCCGGTGCACCGGCTTGAGCCCGTCGCGTACGTCGGGCAGCGCGCGCCCGACGATGACGGCCATCGCGTAGTCGATGTAGGAGCGCTTCATCGACTCCTGCAGGTCGACCGCTTCGATCCGGCCGGTGGGGCCCTCGGGCGTGGTGGGGGTCTCGGTCACGATTGCTCTCTCTGACTGGGTCTAACGATGTC comes from Nocardioides panacisoli and encodes:
- a CDS encoding DUF3566 domain-containing protein, which gives rise to MTDRHTDSRGEVSEETDAEKTKVAGIPRVTEETSTEKSASSGKQQKPEPAKNSDAAKQADSGSEQQDKPAKQSFAAAAKSTLDAAKKAASQVGGERGEKSASPVTQTAPAPKRGPRRARLRLTRIDPWSVMKTAFLLSIAFAVVTVVAVGMVWQVLGAAGVWDSINETVQSGIGGDDISSFQVEDYVGTSRVLGFTMLVAAVDVVLITAAATLSAFLYNMAAALLGGVEVTLSEDVD
- the gyrA gene encoding DNA gyrase subunit A, with translation MKRSYIDYAMAVIVGRALPDVRDGLKPVHRRVLYAMYDGGYRPDRGYSKCSRVVGDVMGQYHPHGDSAIYDTLVRLAQTWVMRAPLIHGQGNFGSPGNDPAAAMRYTECRMAPLAMEMVRDIDEDTVDFVPNYDGRSEEPSILPARFPNLLVNGSSGIAVGMATSIPPHNLREVAAGAKWALEHPDASREELLEALMERIKGPDFPNAALIVGREGIEQAYRTGRGSITQRAVIEVDEDAKGRTCLVITELPYMVNPDNLALKIAELADSGKVQGISDVRDDTSSRTGQRLVVVLKRDAVARVVLNNLLKHTELQTNFSCNMLALVDGVPRTLTIDQFISHWVDHQIDVIQRRTRYRLAKYQREAHIYRGLAKALDMLDEVIALIRRSPDVDEARTGLMQLLDIDELQANAILEMQLRRLAALERQKIMDRLAELEEIIADLEDILARPERQRRIIAEELDEILEKYGDERRTQIIAADGDLSMEDLIPDEDLVVSITRGGYAKRTLASHYRTQKRGGKGVRGAALRGDDVVRHFIATSNHHWLLFFTDQGRVYRTKAYNLPEATRDAKGGHVAGLLSFQPDEQIAQVLAIRDYDQEPYLVLATRNGLVKKTRLGDYNSPRQAGVIAINFREDDDELIGAELVSGDDDILLVSHKGQAIRFRADDQQLRPMGRATSGVTGMKFREDDSLLSLSVIRASQVAAEEAAGLAAEDDESADVEASEVDVETVKAQYVFSMTDGGFAKRSRINEYRLQGRGGLGIKAMTLTNADRGGLVGAFIVEDGDEVLSITQSGQVVRSPINEDFRPTGRATQGVKFVTPKSGDAVALVARSVETTAAEEEAEEAAAEEGAEPAEAGVEGAVESADQGSGATIEPTEPAADPGESED